In Porphyrobacter sp. LM 6, one DNA window encodes the following:
- a CDS encoding DUF4170 domain-containing protein translates to MAETTPTQRLHLVMGGRVKDPRGIEFQDPESIHVVGVYSSYDAAVDAWRAQAQRTVDDAEMKYVVVHIHKLLTPED, encoded by the coding sequence ATGGCAGAAACCACCCCTACCCAGCGGCTCCACCTTGTCATGGGCGGCCGCGTGAAGGACCCGCGCGGGATCGAATTCCAGGATCCGGAAAGCATCCACGTTGTCGGCGTCTACAGCTCGTATGACGCCGCGGTCGATGCATGGCGCGCGCAGGCGCAGCGCACGGTTGACGATGCCGAGATGAAGTATGTGGTGGTCCACATCCACAAGCTGCTGACGCCAGAGGACTGA